From the genome of Macaca thibetana thibetana isolate TM-01 chromosome 8, ASM2454274v1, whole genome shotgun sequence:
CAGCTTGGATTATTTTCCCAGCATGTTATCAGTGTGGGGCTTTGTCCATAGAAGGGAGTTTTGACCATTTATTTTGGTTATGGTTTTGAGAGTTTATTTTCAGCCCTATCAGATCTTACTGCAAAGTACTTGCATCACTCACTTTTGGGGTCATCTCAATCTGTTGTTCTCAGCTGAACTTATTAAGCAATGAAGTCAGTATCTATGGATGGCTTTCACATTCATGGGTTCATCATATACCCTGTTGCatctctctgctttttctttcacaGGCGCTGAAAGCATGCTGCTCTTATAGCTGTTGGTATTGGTGGGACTACCTTATCACCTAGTGTTGTTTTAGATGCAGTCTGTGGGTTTGGGTATTGCTGTCCTAGTAGCTCTGGTATGCTTTTATTATGTgtgtattcagttttaaaaattatgccatTACCGTCTTCCCAGAATCCCCAAtcttaatatttgtattattttctacatGTCATCTCTAGATCCTCAGACAGATTCTAAGCCTCCTGAGGGATTGTTAGGATTCCACACAGACTGGCTGACATTAAATGTTGGAGGGCGGTACTTTACAACTACACGgtaggtgtatgtgtatgtgtgttagagagaaagagaatgcaaaaGGAGCACTGTGTACCATTTGTTCTTCAATTTGCTGATTCCCTAAAAAGATACTCAAATGCTGCTTAAATATACTGTGTGATCTGAAACcattttttataagtttttttgaAGAACAAAGTAAAAACATGGTTCATTCCTGAGAAAGCATAAAAGGCATCACTTCAGTGTTTTAGAACATGCTTTTTAGATATTGAGTAATAGACACAcaatataagtaaaaattaacAGTACTGAAATTTGTAGAGGCTACAACTGCTTTTATTAAAGGGCAGAAAAATGTAAGTTTGGAAGATCAAGAATATTATTATGTAATAGTTTGCTAACAGGATAGACAGAGAAGTATTTAAAgcaaaggaaactaaaaaatgtttaaatcaaagGAAGTACCCGATTAGAAGGGATCTGATAAATGGCAACTTACTGCACGTTTTTGTTTCCCAGCGTTACTCCTACCAGGTTGTAGCATGCATCTTTTTGAGAGAGCAGCTGGGATCGAGTATACTCTTGACttaaatatgtttgtttataAAGACAAATggagaaatcaatttttttccctgaattctTAGGAGCACTTTAGTGAATAAAGAACCTGACAGTATGCTGGCCCACATGTTTAAGGACAAAGGTGAGTGTAATACGTTGGTTTCACATTTCGTCTTACCTGTTTTGTATCTGTGCTGCCTTTATAACTCCCGACTTTCTGTACTTACTAATTATGTCAGTTTTTAAGAGTAAAAACTTACTGATATATTAAGCAATTTTTTCCTCATacatttctgactttattttttgtttatgggGTACTTTCTTTATTATAATGGTAACACAGGTGTCTGGGGAAATAAGCAAGATCATAGAGGAGCTTTCTTAATTGACCGAAGTCCTGAGTACTTTGAACCCATTTTGAACTACTTGCGTCATGGACAGCTCATTGTAAATGATGGCATTAATTTATTGGGTGAGTTTATGTAGACTTTCAATATAATTATGTAACTACTCACATTTTTGTAAGTTTAAGATTTTAACTTTGTTTCACTCAGTGACAGTATATTTCCATaaagtaaaagtatttttttttctattttttaaactagaTGTTTTCTAATGTATATGAGTGTATATAGGTGTAGAAATAGATTTAGGCACGGACAGGTGGTCCTTCAGGTAGGTAGTCTTTGTACATATAGGTAAATATCTAAGCCATACACATCAACTTTATATTCTAAACTGATATAGATTCTATATGACAAGTGACTTTAAAcgattttgttgtttccttttttaaaaattgaattatgaaTGTAACTTGGCTCCAAGTTCTGGATATTCTCCACATTATGTGAGAACTAGAGTAGTCAAGAGGGCAAATCATGACTTGCAATCATAATTCTCAATTAGAGATTTGATTCTACAATTTGCTAACTTAGGGAGACTAACTTGGGGAAAATTTCTCTGAGTCATATTGGAAAAATGAGTGTTAAAAGCACTCTCAACCCTATCTACATCACAAGATTTTTGTGAAGGTTAATGGAGGTGATGTAGACAAAAGCCCTTATAAAACACTGGTTGCACATTTGGATGCTAATAGGCCTCTAAGTGACTGAAGTTGATGTGATGTTAGTACTTGAGGAGTGGTAGGCAGTTGGTGATCTTGAGGTCACATGCCTGCCAGCTTCAGCAGATCATTGCCATGTGCAATGTGGACAGATGTAGAGTGCCAGAACCTTGGTTTTTGAAGAAACCTGGGTATCTAAAATTTTATgtgacatgtttttattttgaaaacattacatGCTGAATACATCAGAATCAGCCTGAGGACTGCTAGCTTACAGTTTCTGTAGTGAAATACAAAACACCCACTAACTTCtagtgttgctataacaaactTTATATTCCCTTTAACATGTacctattgcaaaaaaaaaaaaaaaaaaagacattatttgaCTCTTTTAGCTAGTTCTATAACTTTGTAACTAAATTCTTGTTGCTttctatttctcccattttaatttttcttcagattATTGATAGCATTTTGTATCCTACTTGCCTAGAAAATAACATCAGAAATATATTTATCCATGCTCTGTCACATATCTGCAAACCAAGCTATTACCAAGATttgctagttttttctttttcatgtttctcaactatttcttttatttgtgcaAGTGTTCAAAAAGCAGAGCTCTCTGCTGgattcattttataaagcattGTTTTTAATTAGTACAGTTTCCATCCAAACTCTTTATATTGCCTACAGATTGCTCAAGTAATTATATGCTTTAAAACAATCTACAGTAATTTCACTAACACCAAAAagtagtgagtggcagagctgggattcaaatccagattttgatttttttttttttttgagagagtctccctctgttacccaagctggagtgcaatgacgtgatctccgctcactgcaaactgtgccttctgggttcaagtgattctcctgcctcagcttcccgagtagctgggattataggcacacaccacaatgcccagctaatatatatattttttttttttttagtagagacagggtttcaccatgtgttggccaggctggtctcgaactcctgacctcaagtgatccacccgcctcagcctccgaaagtgctgggattacaggtgttgagccaccgtgcctggcctgtcttttgtatttctgaggcttctctggatgttttaaagatttatttctaaACCTAGAATTAGAAATGTATCCTGGCTGCATTCCCTAAGAGTTCTGCTTTACTCAGATCTTGGCAAATTGAGAGCGTGGCCCACAAGAACCTCTTTTATAATATGTTGGGTTTCCACCGGGGATATATATCCGACCAGAATGGCATAATCTTTGGATGCCTCTTGAAGGGGAAATGTGGACCCTGTATGCCAGAGTGGTAGCCGGATGCTGTACCTTGGATGACCTTTGTTTTACAATTGTATTATCGTCCATAGAGTTTGGTTTTCACAGAAAAGATTGTATTATTCTTCCCAAATAACGGCTTGTGGTTTTCGGTATCTACTTACCTTATTAGCTTGTGTTTGAAGGGAGGGATTATGTCTGATACTTTCTTTGTAATTCCAGAGTTCTAAGTAGTTTTTTACCAAGTCAACAGCCAACTGATTGAGGTCTTCTCATTTGAAAGATAATGGAACCCAAATGTATTCCCACACATTCTGATGATGTTTATTAACAGATTAGAATAAGTAAACATACCAAGTCATGTAAAGGATGTACATTGTTTTTTACCAAGTTAAAGTAAATGATAAATGAAACCTCTTTTAGtatttaccaatatttttaaaatttattctcctATAAGATTTCTGAATTatacttttttgtactttttaaacttttattcattTCCATCATTTTCTGACTCATTATGTCAAAGATACTTGTGGCAAACATGTTCAGATCTGCtccatttaaaaagtcaattaaatgttaaaattatgttAACTAATCATATTTTACTAAATTTAAAATGACTGTAATACATTCACTAAATTAGTTGTTCAGAATCATTTTTGTTCTGATAGGTGTGTTAGAAGAAGCAAGGTTTTTTGGTATTGACTCATTGATTGAACACCTGGAAGTGGCAATAAAGGTAAGCCTGTTTTTACATTAGCCACTGTTATATATATTGTAGCTATCTCCCAAAAGACTCCACtaatttcttaatatcttttTCAAGAATTCTCAGCCACCGGAGGATCATTCACCAATATCCCGAAAGGAATTTGTCCGATTTTTGCTAGCAACTCCAACCAAGTCAGAACTGCGATGCCAGGTAATTAACATGAATTTTACATGAATTACATGAATTATTTCtatcagcaaaataaaattttacattcttcTAGTGTTTTGGggttattttgctttatttttcttttatgtgcaAGATCGAATTTAATTATGGGTCATAGCATTGATTTAGTTCTGAAATGGTTAACCAAAAAGAGATGCAATAATAGCCTTTTTAAATTGCCTAATTATACCTCATGCAGCAGTTTATGAATAATGCATGGAAATTGcagcagttttttaaaagtaattatttgtACATTTGCAATATATGGTCCAATCAGTGGCAGGTACTTTACTTATGTGTACTGtagcatttcagattttaaagaCCACAGTATTCATTTTTGCCTGATaaactattttgaattattgaattaataaaataatttaaatataattaggTTTAAATACTTATTAGCAGGTATAGGACTAACAGGGATACCTCTTTAGAAACTTCTACACATAAATGAATTATAGCCAGGCTATATTCTAATGTATATGTTGATAGAGTTTCTTTTATGAGGAACCTATTTAAGGACACTTCTTTCATGTATCTAAGTCCATTTTGATCATGTTTTGTAATAAACTCCAAGTAACTGAACTGCCAATTGCTTCTAAAAAAAACTTGGTGGTTAGCTATAGTAATTAAATTTAATACAAACAGACGATTTAATTATGGTGACAATTTGTGCTTTTTTATTTCAGGGTTTGAACTTCAGTGGTGCTGATCTTTCTCGTTTGGACCTTCGATACATTAACTTCAAAATGGCCAATTTAAGCCGCTGCAATCTTGCACATGCAAATCTTTGCTGTGCAAATCTTGAACGAGCTGATCTTTCTGGATCAGTGCTTGACGTAAGTATCATTTTAGGCTAcaagagaaaagtaaatgtttAGTCTATTGAACAGTCTCAAAGAGCCTTTGAGACAGGAATTATAACTGTCTTTTATGGGAGCTTTTACTTGAAAACAGATAATTTATTATGTTGATATAAGACTAAAGGGTCTGAAAGTGAAATGAATTTGGTTTTACAGGTTTGATATCCTTTATTAAACATAGACCTGAAAGGTTTAGcaactaaaaagaaattaaatcttgGAATTAGTTCCTGATCTCCTCAATATACTGTACTTTGTCAGGACTCGTATTTTCAGCAAATTATAAAGGTAAAACTGAAAGGAACCTTGAAATCTATTCAACCTCATTTCTGGAATGGGAAAATGTTACTGCTCAAGAATTATTtgatagatattttgaaataaatatggtATGCATCAGTTTGTGGAAGTTAACATCTCAGTggctttttccctctctctctgtatatgtgtatatttatatgtatgtatatgtatgtattcatgaCAGTTACCTGTGTTTATTTGAAGTTAGAGGGTAGATGCAGACCAACAATgaaatctattaatttttaacaaCTTTTAAGTTCCTTACCACCAAGGCCCATGTCTGTATGTCTTTTGAATTAATACCATCTTGCTTTTGGTAGTCATTTATTGAATTATTGTAATTTGGGTTTTACTCATTAGCTGCAGCTTATTTCTCCATGAAGCCGTGTATCCGAGCTAGTAACAAAATCTACCAAATATGCATTTTAGTTACTTTCACTGTTCTTATTCTGTCTTATGAAGGGTCAGGTTAgtaacaaaacaggaaaaagactAGCatcaaaaaaaagtttgaaggACCTAGTCTTTAAATAGTGGAATGTCGAGAGGCATCTTTGTTTGTGTTAAGccctaaaaaaaaagtttgtcaaaAACTCTTTGAGATAAATGAACATAATTTAAAACTCTTGGCTGGATGAGGTGGGTCAAGCCTGTAaaccgagcactttgggaggcagaggaaggtagatcacttgaggtcaagaccagcctagccaacatggtgaaaacccgtctctactaaaaatgcaaaaattagccaggcgtggtggtgcatgcctgtaatccaagctactcaggaggctgaggcacgagaatcacctgaacttgggaggcagaggttgcagtgagctgagatagcaccaccgcactccatcctgggtgacggagtgaggctttgtctcaaacaaaacaaaacaaaacaaaacaaaacagccttaaaacatatattttctaccattttactctctgccTTGCATTATGCATTGTGATGTGCCTGCTCAGGGTTGCTAATGTTTAGCCATGGTTGGTGCAGAAAGACTCAAAAAGCATCTTGTTAGTGTTTTGTAGCTAAATAATGCGTTTAAATGCTGGCATTCGTATTCTGACCTCTGACTTGAAGGCAGTAGTAGCATCTTAGAATATCAGTAATTTCACTTAGAACATTAAGATTCCCATAGTAATAAGAAAATCCATACCCCTAACAAGTGTATGCCTTCCTTACCCATACATTTTGACTATTTCATTGTCATGCATAGGTGTGtttataaaaatagagacagagacGTCATAGTTCTGACTCTCCCAACTTCTTTATCTACACCATTATGTTTCATGTAAAATGAGCATgctattaatttgcatttatttttttaaaaacagttctttaaaaaaaaatttctttcaaatgttCCCATTTCTTACTGCGTTTAATTAGAAAAGCCTTTAttgtaaacagaaaataattgatTATGAGTGTGTTGAGTTGAGCCTTTtccccttttctattttttcttttactgtttgaGCTAATTTGAACAAAATTATGAACCTTACCACCaggacttttctcttttctttgcagTGTGCAAATCTCCAGGGAGTCAAGATGCTCTGTTCTAATGCAGAAGGAGCATCCCTGAAACTGTGTAATTTTGAGGATCCTTCTGGTCTTAAAGCCAATTTAGAAGGTGAGATCCTTTCTGTAAATACCTATTCTATGGAGGAAGCAGACTGTAAAGGAAAAAGCCCTGGAAAATAATTGTTAAGGGTGAAACAGGATAGCTGTAGGGAATAGGTTTCTTCTGTCATATTTGGAGAACTTCCAAAGCGGTAAGATACCTCCATTTGGTTTCAGTCAAATGCTAATCAAAACGGAggactcagaaaaaataaagcctcaaatatttaataaagttttaattggaaaattaaaTATCAATGTCTTAAACtttcaaatggaataaaatattcttaCACTGACCAAAAGGAAAAATTTCTTTTGCATAAAGCCAGGGagtttataaaaatcattttaagatttaatttattgtttcttaATTTGTTACTGTTTTATCTGTGACTGATCACTTTGTTTAGTTGTATATTTAGGAGACTACTTAACCTTCCTTATCATAAACCTGTAGAGGCATATTATGAAAGTGCTAACCATCATAAGACAGAACTAAATTTCTTCCCTCAAAAGTATCAATGAAAGCATTCTTTCATCAGTgaactgtttatatatataagttCGTTGAGAGACAAGATTTTAGATTCATTTCCAAAAGTCAAAAGAGACTGTCATTATTGACCTCCATTAAGTCATCTTGCAGTTTTGTTGAAGGTAGATAactatatttttaagttaaactaCTCCCAGAATGTGTTCACTGTAGGTGCTAATCTGAAAGGTGTGGATATGGAAGGAAGTCAGATGACAGGAATTAACCTGAGAGTGGCTACCTTAAAAAATGCAAAGTTGAAGAACTGTAACCTCAGAGGAGCAACTCTGGCAGGAACTGATTTAGAGGTGAGTTCACCaacattttaagagtttttattacTCTAGACTTACTAAGCATCTCATGCAAAATGTATTGAAATCAAAACAAAGTAGTTGGTTGGTAAAACTGGATTGGAAGACTCATCTGGCATTCAGACTAAGTtgatttcatttctctccttttccttaagTTTTTCTCAAGTAAATAAGTTTGATAGATGCATTATCTAATGTATTGtattttccataaaatttaaTTCCGAACAGAACTAAATGGGCTAGATTACTTCTTAAACTACTTGAGAAATTTAAATGATATCCAGGTTTGAAATCGGGTTCAGGAAGTCTATTTAAAATTGGAACCATATGTTTTTTGGTTTATCAGCCTGAGATTATAATTTTGCCTAGTCATCTTTTTCAAAGAAttgtatttgtatgtcttcttaaTTTGCCAGTTTAGCTAGCAGACTCGATAGCTGTTGATAGGTCTACATCAGCGCCATCCAATAGCACTTTGTGCAGGAGGGACACGTTCTGTGTCGGTGCTCTTCAGTATAGTAGCTACTAGCCATATAGAGCTGTTGAGCACTTGAGATGTGGCTAGTGCAGAtgagaaattgatttttaaattttatttaattttaattcatttaaatttaagtagccacatgtggctggtagCTATGAAATCTGGTATAAATTGGATAGCAGAGAACAGTATGTCAAAATTTAgcttgctgttttttttcttaatatttttgccTAGATCTCTTGATAGCTCTCAGTAGCAGAGTAGCAGACCCCTTTCAACTTCAAGGCAAAAAGAATTGGCCTAAGATTATAATCCTATCACAaacacaattatttattatttattacatcaCTTTCACCTaagattatattattttccttggTTTTATGTACTCAGAGTGGCTTAGCAGCAAAAGCCTCCCTCTGTCTAACTGATTGCAAAGACTGATCAGGTTGACTATTGAGGGGTGAGCTGCTGACATTTGTTCTCCTAAGAGGTTACATTTAGTCACCCTTCTCTCTAACCATTGTCCCGTATCATATCCAGGGACTTAACTGGAATCTCTATCTTACCGCTCCGTGATCtcaagagaaattaagaaacagCTTCAAATTGCAGTGGTTACACTATTTTGTACATCTGTCAAAACTCATTGTATTATATACATACCTTTGGGGCTTTAAAAAGAAAGGCAGTTCCTTGGTGTAAAAATACTAGGGCTAGGGAATGGAAAAATGTATTACACAATTTGATTAAGTAAAATCTtttcagattaaaagaaaaatagtcttCCCCCCATCTCATtccttttgttgttattgttcttgGATCATAGTAAAATTGTTTTGATAATATTTATTAccttggggccaggcgcagtagctcatgcctgtaatcccagcactttgggaggccaaggtgggtgaatcacttgaggtcaggagtttgagaccagcctggccaacatggtgaaaccccgtctctagtaaaaatacaaaaaattagctgagtgtggtggtgagtgcctgtaatcccagctagtcgggaagctgaggcaggagactcacttgaatcctggagttggaggttgccctgagccgagattgcactctggcctgggcaacaagagcaaaactccgttttttttgtttgtttgtgtgtgtgtgtgtgtgtgtgtgtgtgtgtgtgtgtgtgtgtgtgtatttatttatttatttatgttggaatccattttgtattttaaatcaaTGGTCCCcgacctttttggcaccagggactggttttgtggaagacaatatttTCACAGACCAGGGTCAggggtggttttgggatgattcaagtgcgttacatttattgtgcactttatttctactagtattacattgtaatatataatgaaataattatataactcaccataatgtagaatcagtgggagccctgagtttgttttcttGCAAGTAGACATTCGCATCTGGGGATGTTGGAGACAGTGagagatcatcaggcattagattctcataaggagtacaCAACCTGGAttcctcacatgtgcagttcacaataggtttCACTCTCCTATGCGAATCTAATGCCCTTGCTGATCTGACAGAGATGGAGCTCAGGCTGTAACTTGAGCCATAcagggagtggctgtaaatacagatgaagcttcatcTACTGGtgacctcctgctgtgtggcctgattcttaacaggccatggaccagtatcagtctgtggcccaggagttggggacccctgttttcaatgtctcattttaaaatatgcaagaaCAAGGGACATGCTTCCTCTTTAacctttgtttatatatatacagcCTGAACATTAACTAGAGGTAACAAATACAGATAGAATATCATCTTAATTTAGGGTGGTGTATCATCAGTTTTCCGGAAATTTAATGAGTTTTATTGTATAGGAACATTTTCCTAATCTGCCCCAGAAATCGTTTTGAGCAGAAACAGATAAGGCCTGAAATTTCCACATGAATTATGTGAATATTGTTTTCATCTTGCAGAATTGTGATCTGTCTGGGTGTGATCTTCAAGAAGCCAACCTGAGAGGGTCCAACGTGAAGGGAGCTATATTTGAAGAGATGCTGACACCACTACACATGTCACAAAGTGTCAGATGAGAATTTTAGGGGCTGGAGGAAGATATacaagatgaaaatgttttccttatcACTTTTCTTTCTCCACCCACTCAGTTGTCTAGAAGAAATAACACtgtaaggaaatttaaaaaaaacatttagagGATTATGCTTGTTCTGAGCGGTGCATAAGGgaaaaaactgactttttttccattttctgatttttaacagAAAAGCACTCATTTAATAGATGTAGGGAAACTAGATATTGCTGCCTTTTGAACGGGGTAGGGGGGTTTACCTGGTTTTATGACCAGGAATAGTATctattatatttgcttttaaataggCATGATGTGGAAATACCATCTTGGTTTGAGATGCATTTGAGGATTTTAATTTATGGAAAGCACAACATATgcaattatatttattgaatacctagaTGCAGTATGgatatttaaattgttaaaacTTTATGAAAACTTGGAAAAGGTTGTTCAGGTTTATAAATAGCTTTAGTGATGCCTCCTCTCTTTAAATAC
Proteins encoded in this window:
- the KCTD9 gene encoding BTB/POZ domain-containing protein KCTD9 isoform X2, giving the protein MSFLDFDGGFLNFDFPRDDDVLFVCEGEPFIDPQTDSKPPEGLLGFHTDWLTLNVGGRYFTTTRSTLVNKEPDSMLAHMFKDKGVWGNKQDHRGAFLIDRSPEYFEPILNYLRHGQLIVNDGINLLGVLEEARFFGIDSLIEHLEVAIKNSQPPEDHSPISRKEFVRFLLATPTKSELRCQGLNFSGADLSRLDLRYINFKMANLSRCNLAHANLCCANLERADLSGSVLDCANLQGVKMLCSNAEGASLKLCNFEDPSGLKANLEGANLKGVDMEGSQMTGINLRVATLKNAKLKNCNLRGATLAGTDLENCDLSGCDLQEANLRGSNVKGAIFEEMLTPLHMSQSVR
- the KCTD9 gene encoding BTB/POZ domain-containing protein KCTD9 isoform X1; protein product: MRRVTLFLNGSPKNGKVVAVYGTLSDLLSVASSKLGIKATSVYNGKGGLIDDIALIRDDDVLFVCEGEPFIDPQTDSKPPEGLLGFHTDWLTLNVGGRYFTTTRSTLVNKEPDSMLAHMFKDKGVWGNKQDHRGAFLIDRSPEYFEPILNYLRHGQLIVNDGINLLGVLEEARFFGIDSLIEHLEVAIKNSQPPEDHSPISRKEFVRFLLATPTKSELRCQGLNFSGADLSRLDLRYINFKMANLSRCNLAHANLCCANLERADLSGSVLDCANLQGVKMLCSNAEGASLKLCNFEDPSGLKANLEGANLKGVDMEGSQMTGINLRVATLKNAKLKNCNLRGATLAGTDLENCDLSGCDLQEANLRGSNVKGAIFEEMLTPLHMSQSVR